A genomic region of Rhodanobacter sp. contains the following coding sequences:
- a CDS encoding DMT family transporter, with amino-acid sequence MKKIDYAVLLSLGALWGGSFLFMRMGAGAFGALPLAGLRAIGAALCFLPLLASRQRRAEWRRHWWPIAVVGLTNSALPFALFTFATRSLPAGLASIIDGMTPMFAALVGWIWLGQRLDAWRSAGLLVGFAGVAWLAEGSFALSPGAGLALLAGVAATALYGYVVHYTHRRLAEVTPLVVTVGSHMVAALLLLPTTVLCWPLHVPPLQAWLAAAGLAVLCTALAYVLFFWVLARVGAVRIMVIPYLIPAFGVLWGALLLGEPVTTRMLGGCAVILLGTALTTGLLRVRRKAPALAIGET; translated from the coding sequence ATGAAGAAGATCGACTACGCCGTGCTGCTGTCGCTGGGCGCCCTGTGGGGCGGCTCGTTCCTGTTCATGCGGATGGGCGCCGGCGCCTTCGGCGCATTGCCGCTGGCCGGGCTGCGCGCGATCGGCGCGGCGCTGTGCTTCCTGCCGCTGCTGGCCTCGCGCCAGCGCCGGGCGGAGTGGCGCCGGCACTGGTGGCCCATCGCGGTGGTCGGGCTGACGAATTCGGCGCTGCCTTTTGCGCTGTTCACCTTTGCCACGCGCAGCCTGCCTGCCGGACTGGCCTCGATCATCGACGGCATGACGCCGATGTTCGCCGCCCTGGTCGGCTGGATCTGGCTGGGCCAGCGACTGGACGCCTGGCGCAGCGCCGGACTGCTGGTCGGTTTCGCGGGCGTGGCCTGGCTGGCCGAGGGGAGTTTCGCGCTAAGCCCTGGCGCCGGCCTGGCGCTGCTCGCCGGCGTGGCCGCCACTGCGCTGTACGGTTACGTGGTGCATTACACGCACCGTCGACTGGCCGAGGTGACGCCGCTGGTAGTGACGGTCGGCAGCCACATGGTCGCCGCGCTCCTGCTGTTGCCGACGACCGTGCTGTGCTGGCCGTTGCACGTTCCGCCGCTGCAAGCCTGGCTGGCGGCGGCGGGCCTGGCCGTGCTGTGCACGGCGCTGGCCTACGTGCTGTTCTTCTGGGTGCTGGCGCGGGTCGGCGCGGTGCGGATCATGGTCATTCCCTACCTGATCCCGGCCTTCGGCGTGTTGTGGGGCGCGCTGCTGCTCGGCGAACCGGTGACCACCCGCATGCTGGGCGGCTGCGCGGTGATCCTGCTGGGCACGGCGCTCACCACCGGACTGCTGCGCGTGCGGCGCAAGGCACCGGCACTGGCCATCGGGGAGACCTGA
- the aroQ gene encoding type II 3-dehydroquinate dehydratase — MAKILVLHGPNLNLLGTREPTIYGSDTLADIDARLAAQAQAAGHVLVSFQSNAEHELVGRVHQARDEQVATILCNAGAFTHTSIALRDAFAAVAIPLIEVHLSNVHAREPFRRHSYLADIAVGVICGFGADSYRLALDAAIARLATH; from the coding sequence GTGGCCAAGATCCTCGTTCTGCACGGACCCAACCTCAACCTGCTGGGCACGCGCGAGCCAACCATCTACGGCAGCGACACGCTGGCCGACATCGATGCCCGTCTGGCTGCGCAGGCGCAGGCCGCCGGGCATGTGCTGGTGTCGTTCCAGTCCAACGCCGAACACGAACTGGTCGGCCGCGTGCATCAGGCGCGTGACGAACAGGTGGCGACGATCCTGTGCAACGCCGGTGCATTCACCCACACCAGCATCGCGCTGCGCGACGCGTTCGCGGCGGTGGCGATCCCGCTGATCGAGGTGCACCTGTCCAACGTGCACGCGCGCGAACCGTTCCGTCGCCACTCCTACCTTGCGGATATCGCCGTGGGCGTGATCTGCGGCTTCGGCGCCGACAGCTACCGGCTGGCGCTGGATGCGGCCATCGCCCGGCTGGCAACGCACTGA
- a CDS encoding TlpA disulfide reductase family protein — protein sequence MSRDNLAILTAAVLAAALGGWLQHESRLAHAPAGASALQIGAPAPALALQDLQGRLHRLADYRGHRVLVNFWASWCGPCLDELPALDRAQTKFGENGAIVLGIAMDDPAHVRAFLAAHPVHYPVLLGRMEPPSTSLAWGDNGEILPYSVLIGADGHVIATRRGPLDTATLDHWLK from the coding sequence GTGAGCCGCGACAACCTCGCCATCCTAACCGCGGCGGTACTGGCCGCCGCGCTGGGGGGCTGGTTGCAGCATGAAAGTCGACTGGCGCACGCGCCCGCCGGCGCATCCGCGCTCCAGATCGGCGCGCCGGCACCGGCCCTGGCGTTGCAGGACCTGCAAGGCCGCTTGCATCGCCTGGCGGATTACCGCGGTCACCGCGTGCTCGTGAACTTCTGGGCCAGCTGGTGCGGCCCCTGTCTGGACGAGTTGCCGGCGCTGGACCGCGCCCAGACCAAATTCGGCGAAAATGGGGCCATCGTGCTGGGAATCGCGATGGACGATCCCGCGCACGTGCGCGCCTTCCTGGCCGCACATCCCGTGCATTACCCCGTCCTGCTGGGCCGGATGGAGCCGCCAAGCACCTCGCTGGCATGGGGCGACAACGGCGAGATACTCCCTTACAGCGTGCTGATCGGCGCCGATGGACACGTGATCGCCACCCGCCGCGGCCCGCTGGATACCGCCACGCTCGATCATTGGCTCAAGTGA
- the groL gene encoding chaperonin GroEL: MAAKEVRFGEDARSRILKGVNTLANAVKVTLGPKGRNVVLQKSFGAPTVTKDGVSVAKEIELADAYENMGAQIVKEAASKTSDNAGDGTTTATVLAQAFIREGMKAVAAGINPMDLKRGIDKAVTAAVAELKSLSKPTVDDKAIAQVGTISANSDAAIGDIIATAMKKVGKEGVITVEEGSGLENELDVVEGMQFDRGYLSPYFINNQQSQQVELDDPFILLHDKKVSNVRELLPILEGVAKAGKPLLIVAEEVEGEALATLVVNTIRGIVKVAAVKAPGFGDRRKAMLEDMAILTSGQVISEEVGLQLEKATIADLGRAKKIVVTKENTTIIDGAGEAAKIQARIGQIKAQIEETSSDYDREKLQERVAKLAGGVAVIKVGAATEVEMKEKKARVEDALHATRAAVEEGVVPGGGVALIRSLKAIESLKGDNEDQNLGIAITRRALEAPLREIVFNAGAEPSVIVNQVKEGQGNFGYNAATGEFGDMIAFGILDPTKVTRSALQYASSVAGLAITTEAMVAELPKKEEHSHGGPGAGGMGGMGGMDF, translated from the coding sequence ATGGCCGCTAAAGAAGTCCGCTTCGGCGAAGACGCCCGCTCGCGCATCCTCAAGGGCGTGAACACGCTCGCCAACGCCGTCAAGGTCACGCTGGGTCCGAAGGGCCGCAACGTGGTGCTGCAGAAGAGCTTCGGCGCTCCCACCGTCACCAAGGACGGCGTGTCCGTGGCGAAGGAAATCGAGCTGGCCGACGCCTACGAGAACATGGGCGCGCAGATCGTCAAGGAAGCCGCCTCCAAGACCTCCGACAACGCCGGCGACGGCACCACCACCGCCACCGTGCTGGCGCAGGCCTTCATCCGCGAAGGCATGAAGGCCGTGGCCGCGGGCATCAACCCGATGGATCTGAAGCGCGGCATCGACAAGGCCGTGACCGCCGCCGTGGCCGAGCTGAAGAGCCTCAGCAAGCCCACCGTCGACGACAAGGCGATCGCCCAGGTCGGCACCATCTCCGCCAACTCCGACGCCGCCATCGGCGACATCATCGCCACCGCGATGAAGAAGGTCGGCAAGGAAGGTGTGATCACCGTCGAGGAAGGCTCGGGCCTGGAGAACGAGCTGGACGTGGTCGAGGGCATGCAGTTCGACCGCGGCTACCTGTCGCCGTACTTCATCAACAACCAGCAGAGCCAGCAGGTCGAGCTGGACGATCCCTTCATCCTGCTGCACGACAAGAAGGTGTCGAACGTCCGTGAGCTGCTGCCGATCCTCGAGGGCGTGGCCAAGGCCGGCAAGCCGCTGCTGATCGTGGCGGAAGAAGTGGAAGGAGAGGCGCTGGCCACCCTGGTGGTCAACACCATCCGCGGCATCGTCAAGGTCGCCGCCGTCAAGGCGCCGGGCTTCGGCGACCGCCGCAAGGCGATGCTGGAAGACATGGCCATCCTCACCAGCGGCCAGGTCATCTCCGAAGAAGTCGGCCTGCAGCTCGAGAAGGCGACCATCGCCGACCTCGGCCGCGCCAAGAAGATCGTGGTGACCAAGGAAAACACCACCATCATCGACGGCGCCGGCGAAGCCGCGAAGATCCAGGCCCGCATCGGCCAGATCAAGGCGCAGATCGAGGAGACCTCCTCCGACTACGACCGCGAGAAGCTGCAGGAGCGCGTGGCCAAGCTGGCCGGCGGCGTGGCCGTCATCAAGGTCGGCGCCGCGACGGAAGTCGAGATGAAGGAAAAGAAGGCCCGCGTGGAAGACGCCCTGCACGCCACCCGTGCGGCGGTGGAAGAAGGCGTGGTGCCGGGCGGCGGCGTGGCGCTGATCCGCTCGCTGAAGGCCATCGAAAGCCTGAAGGGCGACAACGAGGACCAGAACCTCGGCATCGCGATCACCCGCCGCGCGCTGGAAGCGCCGCTGCGCGAGATCGTGTTCAACGCCGGCGCCGAGCCGTCGGTGATCGTCAACCAGGTCAAGGAAGGCCAGGGCAACTTCGGCTACAACGCCGCCACCGGCGAGTTCGGCGACATGATCGCGTTCGGCATCCTGGATCCGACCAAGGTCACCCGCTCGGCGCTGCAGTACGCCTCCTCCGTGGCCGGTCTCGCCATCACCACCGAGGCGATGGTGGCCGAGCTGCCGAAGAAGGAAGAGCACAGCCACGGCGGCCCCGGCGCCGGCGGCATGGGCGGCATGGGCGGCATGGATTTCTAA
- a CDS encoding divalent-cation tolerance protein CutA, which produces MPDPAVLLCLCTCPDAASASMLAGALVDERLAACVNRLPGVLSTYRWQGKTHSESEELLLIKTTAERFEALRTRLLELHPYELPELIALPVERGHAAYLDWVHGATQDC; this is translated from the coding sequence ATGCCCGACCCCGCCGTGCTGCTCTGCCTGTGCACCTGCCCCGACGCCGCCAGCGCCTCGATGCTGGCCGGCGCACTGGTGGACGAGCGGCTGGCCGCCTGCGTCAACCGCCTGCCCGGCGTGCTTTCCACCTACCGCTGGCAGGGGAAAACACACAGCGAGAGCGAGGAACTGCTGCTCATCAAGACCACCGCCGAGCGTTTCGAGGCGCTGCGGACGCGGCTGCTGGAACTGCACCCCTACGAACTGCCCGAGCTGATCGCACTGCCGGTGGAGCGCGGTCACGCGGCCTACCTGGACTGGGTGCACGGCGCGACCCAAGACTGCTGA
- the groES gene encoding co-chaperone GroES, whose amino-acid sequence MSKLRPLHDRVIVKRLEEERVSAGGIVIPDSATEKPTRGKVIAAGTGRILEDGNVRPMSLKEGDVVLFGKYAGQEIKIDGEELVFLKEDDIVAVIEG is encoded by the coding sequence ATGAGCAAACTGCGTCCGCTGCACGACCGCGTCATCGTCAAGCGCCTGGAAGAGGAGCGCGTCTCCGCCGGCGGCATCGTCATCCCCGACAGCGCCACCGAGAAGCCCACCCGCGGCAAGGTGATCGCCGCCGGTACCGGCCGCATCCTGGAAGACGGCAACGTCCGCCCGATGTCGCTGAAGGAAGGCGACGTGGTGCTGTTCGGCAAGTACGCCGGCCAGGAAATCAAGATCGACGGCGAAGAGCTGGTCTTCCTGAAGGAAGACGACATCGTGGCGGTGATCGAGGGCTGA
- the accB gene encoding acetyl-CoA carboxylase biotin carboxyl carrier protein — protein MDLRKIKKLIDLLEESNLAELEIKEGEEVVRLSRVPKGGVAVAAPAPVAVAAAPVAAVAAAPAAAEAAPAASGLPAGHVVKAPMVGTFYAAATPGAAALAKVGQQVKAGDTLGIIEAMKMFNQIEADVSGTIQAILVENSQSVEFDQPMFVIA, from the coding sequence ATGGATCTGCGCAAGATCAAGAAGCTGATCGACCTGCTCGAGGAATCCAACCTCGCCGAACTGGAAATCAAGGAAGGCGAGGAAGTGGTGCGCCTGTCGCGCGTGCCCAAGGGCGGCGTGGCCGTGGCCGCGCCGGCACCGGTCGCGGTGGCCGCCGCGCCGGTGGCGGCCGTTGCCGCCGCGCCGGCCGCCGCCGAAGCCGCGCCCGCCGCCAGCGGCCTGCCCGCCGGTCACGTGGTGAAGGCGCCGATGGTCGGCACCTTCTATGCCGCCGCCACCCCCGGCGCCGCGGCGCTGGCCAAGGTCGGCCAGCAGGTGAAGGCCGGCGACACGCTGGGCATCATCGAGGCGATGAAGATGTTCAACCAGATCGAGGCCGACGTCTCCGGCACGATCCAGGCGATCCTGGTCGAGAACAGCCAGTCGGTCGAATTCGACCAGCCGATGTTCGTGATCGCCTGA
- a CDS encoding protein-disulfide reductase DsbD, whose protein sequence is MRLVTGRMATFLPVLAFLLIGLGCLQAPPALAQTQDGNILPVTEAYQLSADAGTPGMLKLHWIIAPHYYLYRGRMKFTAGPGITLGEAQLPPGEKHVDPYIGPVETYHHAVDASLPYTAAAGTTRLRLSVQYQGCHEVEPKICYPPHTEQLDLPLPTPATGNSLGNALQQLGGSGATSRSPLPQEQAFRFSALAQDAHHLLLHWTMPKDYYVYRNHITLKLKDAGGLKLGEPAWPAGGVQHPDAQSGTVTVYFGDLELPVAIEGDTAGRRQVTLEASFLGCQDGGVCYPLMTRDVTVDLQDGTVANGAAKPGTPAAVAAGNASGAAMTPPAGPLRTSLFAALLLALAGGLILNLMPCVLPVLSLKAVSLLESGESPSHRQRHALAYTAGVLASFLALGIAILALRAAGHALGWGTQLQQPLLVAVLACVIFALGLSMSGVVQFGASLGNVGNALARRSGLAGDFFTGVLAVVVASPCTAPYMGSALAYAFAAPAAHALLVFLMLGLGLALPFLVIAYVPALARWLPKPGRWMETLKQVLAFPMYLTVAWLAWVLANQRGADAVGLLLVALVLLALALWWFERSRGRGMPHHMLTVLLALLTAAPLYLLAQMPVAASTAAPQDGIVPYTPEKLAALRAANTPVFVDMTADWCITCKANEHAVLDGDAFRAALKRDGAVYMKGDWTNEDPAITAFLQRYHSPGVPLYVVFPKGGGEGRQLPTVLTTALVVQALDEAAR, encoded by the coding sequence ATGCGCCTTGTCACCGGCCGAATGGCCACCTTCCTTCCTGTGCTTGCTTTCCTGCTGATTGGCCTGGGGTGCCTGCAGGCACCTCCCGCGCTTGCGCAGACGCAGGACGGCAACATCCTGCCGGTGACCGAGGCCTACCAGCTCAGCGCCGATGCCGGCACGCCCGGCATGCTGAAACTGCACTGGATCATCGCCCCGCATTACTACCTCTATCGCGGCCGCATGAAGTTCACCGCCGGCCCCGGCATCACGCTGGGCGAGGCGCAACTGCCGCCCGGCGAGAAGCACGTCGACCCGTACATCGGCCCGGTGGAGACCTACCACCACGCCGTCGACGCCAGCCTTCCCTATACCGCGGCAGCAGGCACCACGCGCCTGCGGCTGAGCGTGCAATACCAGGGCTGCCACGAGGTGGAGCCGAAGATCTGTTATCCACCGCATACCGAGCAGCTCGACCTGCCGCTGCCTACCCCCGCCACCGGCAACAGCCTCGGCAATGCGTTGCAGCAGCTCGGCGGCAGCGGCGCCACGTCTCGGTCGCCGCTACCGCAGGAACAGGCCTTCCGGTTCTCCGCGCTGGCGCAGGACGCGCACCATCTGCTGCTGCACTGGACGATGCCCAAGGACTACTACGTCTACCGCAACCACATCACCCTCAAGCTGAAGGATGCCGGCGGCCTGAAACTGGGTGAGCCCGCCTGGCCGGCAGGCGGCGTGCAACACCCGGATGCGCAGTCCGGCACGGTAACGGTGTATTTCGGCGATCTCGAACTGCCGGTGGCCATCGAAGGCGATACCGCCGGGCGCAGGCAGGTGACGCTGGAAGCCAGTTTCCTGGGCTGCCAGGACGGCGGCGTGTGCTACCCGCTGATGACGCGCGACGTGACCGTGGACCTGCAAGACGGCACCGTGGCAAACGGCGCGGCAAAGCCCGGCACGCCTGCCGCAGTCGCTGCGGGCAACGCTTCGGGCGCCGCCATGACCCCACCGGCCGGCCCGCTGCGCACCAGCCTGTTCGCTGCACTGCTGCTGGCACTGGCCGGCGGCTTGATCCTCAACCTGATGCCTTGCGTGCTGCCGGTGCTCTCGCTCAAGGCGGTCAGCCTGCTGGAAAGCGGCGAAAGCCCGTCGCACCGCCAGCGGCATGCGCTCGCCTACACCGCCGGCGTGCTGGCGAGTTTCCTCGCACTGGGCATCGCCATCCTCGCGTTGCGTGCAGCCGGGCACGCGCTGGGTTGGGGCACGCAACTGCAGCAGCCGCTGCTGGTGGCGGTGCTGGCCTGCGTGATTTTTGCGCTGGGGCTGTCAATGTCGGGCGTGGTGCAGTTCGGCGCATCGCTGGGCAATGTCGGCAACGCGCTGGCCCGTCGCAGCGGCCTGGCCGGCGACTTCTTCACCGGCGTGCTCGCCGTGGTGGTGGCCAGCCCCTGCACGGCGCCGTACATGGGCAGCGCGCTGGCCTATGCGTTTGCCGCACCGGCTGCGCACGCGTTGCTGGTCTTTCTCATGCTGGGCCTGGGCCTTGCGCTGCCCTTCCTCGTCATTGCCTACGTACCCGCGCTGGCGCGCTGGCTGCCGAAACCCGGCCGCTGGATGGAAACGCTGAAGCAAGTGCTGGCTTTCCCGATGTATCTCACCGTCGCCTGGCTGGCGTGGGTGCTGGCCAACCAGCGCGGCGCCGACGCCGTGGGCCTGCTGCTGGTGGCCCTGGTGCTGCTGGCGCTGGCGCTGTGGTGGTTCGAGCGCAGCCGCGGACGCGGCATGCCGCATCACATGCTGACCGTGCTGCTGGCACTGCTGACCGCGGCCCCGCTTTACCTGCTGGCGCAGATGCCGGTCGCGGCAAGCACCGCTGCGCCGCAGGACGGCATCGTGCCCTATACCCCGGAAAAACTGGCCGCGCTGCGCGCCGCCAACACGCCGGTGTTCGTGGACATGACCGCCGACTGGTGCATCACCTGCAAGGCCAACGAACACGCCGTGCTGGACGGCGACGCGTTCCGCGCCGCGCTGAAACGCGACGGCGCGGTCTACATGAAAGGCGACTGGACCAACGAAGACCCGGCGATCACCGCGTTCCTGCAGCGCTACCACTCGCCGGGCGTGCCGCTGTACGTGGTGTTCCCCAAGGGCGGCGGCGAAGGACGGCAGTTGCCCACCGTGCTGACCACGGCGCTGGTGGTACAAGCCCTGGACGAGGCGGCGCGGTGA